The Perca fluviatilis chromosome 17, GENO_Pfluv_1.0, whole genome shotgun sequence region aaagaaatacaaaaatacatgtgAGAGTGTGGTAGAAACCTGTAACGGCTTATataaaaaccacaaccaaaGGACATACACTAATATAGATGTACTAaatcaataatacattttaaggaATGAAAAGGAATTTAGGAATGAAAGAGCCTGTAGTTATTCccttttttaaaggaaaatttAAGTAACTTTTTTACAACCTCAGTGTTTTGTAGTTTTCATTACCATCAGGTCATAATAACATTCTATTTACCAACTTAATTATAGAAACATAGACACAATAACACCAGTAGACAGTGGGTGTGGGTCTGCCAAAGGTCTTATCCCGGACTGTCCCAACTCCCCCGCCAGAAAATTGCTGTCGTTACATAGATTTTTACAATCTGTTTGCCCATTGTGCAATAAAAATGATTAAGACATGTAAACAGTTACACATGGAACATTGAAATGAGTGTCCATGTTCACAAAACAGACCACTGAGTTCCTTGATTAACTTTTATTTAGCAGTTAGTACTGTTTGGACAAATGCTGGTGAAGTGTTGGTGGGATACCCAACGCCTCAATTCCATAGTAATGATTCTTTTTAGATTCTTTTGCAATGGTACTGTCAAGACCGTAGAATTCGGAGGGGTGGCTGTTTAATTTTCTGTTACCAGTAATTACTACTTAAAGAAAATGTGTtaaatgtcaatttttttttcttcaaacttTAGCAAATGGTACCCTCCTCCAATCTCCACGGTTTAACTACAAAAACCTGAaatagtagtttatttttttaggatGTTTAACATACCAATGTATGGTTACTGAAGAATGTTTATAATTTGTCACACCTTCTTCCTTAGATATAAAGGTCaggtagttttttttctctgaaagACATTCTTATGTAATGTGGCACTTGAGTGTATCCAATTTCTAGGGTGCACAGATAGGGTCCGTTACTGTTTTCATGTACTCGTACTCATAAAACTACTCCGATACCGCACCCGATACCACTTCATTCATCACTGCTTGTGAGGCTAGTTAGCCTAACACTACTCTGTACTCTacgcagcaggtaatgttaacctactgttagcttgcttgAACATGGTTACaaatcttaataataataattagaattcattacatttatatagcacttttcatcaTAGATACTCAAAGCTACTCTCTACCACCAACAGTGGGTTGCATCCACCTGGGTGATCCACAGCAGCCTTACGACGCCAGACGCTCGCCACACATCATCTTACAACTGGATGGTCTTAAGTGTGACTGGATTTTTTCTCGAAAGGGTTCACTGGGATTCCCGGTACGGGATGTGCAACAGTCTGTAGCTAAAAACACAGTGTAGCTTACCGGTAGCCTGCAGATTCACTTTTCCAGACACCATGACCACAATCAGAGATGATGAGAAACTACAGAACTGTTAAATCCTCATGCTTCCCTGGAGTCACCTGTGTGGCAACATTTGGTTATCCCTGTGAGTTATGTAAACAAACCACGAATGGTAAAGCGGGTGGGCACCGATGGGACttcatggtgcattcaggtACACCTCGTAAAGTCACGATGCAATCAGGTGCAAATAATGCATGTTTTCAAAGTAATTCTTAGACTGTAATGTAATTAAGTAGTCATATTGGTACTCAGTATTGGCAAGTACCCAAAAGTACTTACTTGTACTTGGTctgaaaaaagtggtatcgCTGCATCCTTACCGATTACAGTATGAATGAAAAAATTAGTTCCCAAGTGGGAAAATTCACATTTCATTAACATTGTGTGATATGACATGCCTTGGCAGAGGTCTGCACCCTTCAAGTGCTCTTCTGGTTACTAATATGGCATGTATAGTTCAAAGATATGTGTTGGTTACTTGGGGTATATATTAAAACAATTAGAACAAGGGTGGGTCTACAAACATGGGCTTGTAAAAAAGGGTACACCGATGTACTTTCGTAAGGGACTTCTCCAGTGCCCTATACAAGCTACTTCTGCAAGTGTGGGGATGGAACAAACAATTCACATAGTATTATACTGCAGTATAGTCTCTTATATCAGAACAATTGCATGTTGGATGGGACGGGGGACtgacaacctcagcctgtcagtcagtcaataGGGCATAGTGAACACAGTGGTGCCTGCCTGTAACAGAGGAAGTCTAACCCATACCGTGACAGCTTTTATGTCGCCGTTATATAAGCTGTGTGCgtggagttttgaaaagtgtgAACACACTTGCAACCGCTTTACCGGCAGTGCCGTGACTCACTGGGACTTTAACAAAGTCGACGTTGTTTCGCTCCGTCGGCACCacagctctgcgtgtgtgtgtgtgtgtgtgtgtgtgtgtgtgtgtgtgtcggcagtcggagctccgctctctgtcaagATGCAGAGACGTCAGATATGCTCGCGCTTATGCCCTCTCGGGTACCGcaatttggcaccgtttgatttaaAGTGAATCCGCCTTCGGTAGTACCGAGGGTATTTGTTCGGTACCCATCCCTAgtaatgagtggcacataacgtgaagtaacatggcattttattttgtttgagttttaacttgtcaaGTGGGGCAAGtcaatttctcttccacttgccctacaaaaaaatccacttgtcccggattgtaaaaactgattattttccaattcattttataatgtttttatgcGTTCTGCAGAGAAGGGAGACTGCCGTTGGTCAcggtttggaatgaaagggagaaaacaggacagagtaacacGGTGGATATCGTTCATATAAAACCATTTTTTAACGACGTAGTTAAGGCGGCAGGCGTGTCTTGCTTAGGCGGCCGCCTaagctgcaaagtgctgcgggaaaccctgtgTTGTAAGTTACCTGTGGCTCCCATCCCTATAGCTGATTTGGTACAGCAGTTTGTAAAGGATAATCCAGTCCTTAATGATTGCAAGAccatcaaaatgtcaaaatgattcACTAATTCATCAGTTATTTACTTTGTGTTGTCTGCCAGGACCTGATTGAGCTCCACCTCACCTACTGCAACAGTCTGTCATCCCGCAGCTTGAAAACACTGACCTGCTTCCGTGAGACCTtggtgtctctttgtcttttcgGCTGCAGCCACATCTTCTACAAGAAAGGCGGAGCCCCACTGGCCTGCAACGAAGACAccgaggacgaggaggaggagagcccTGCTTCTAGGCAAGCATTAGAGACGGACTTTAACTTCCAGGGGTTCAACCGCCTCAGGTTGCTCAACTTAGGTGGACTTCCTGATGAGGTGGATGTGGAGACCCTGCTCAAACCCCTAAAGTCACTCACCTCACTAGATCTGTCAAATGTACAATTGCTGGGAACAGCTTTTCTCACCCAGTGGAAAGACAGACTAGCATCACTTGTTCTCTACAATGTGGATCTGTCGGAGGAGCTGGTCAGTACAGTGGTGGAGATCGTTAATCTAAGGTAAGATGGGGGGGCTTTTATGTACAAGTTTTCATTATGCTCTTAACACTCCCTGGTATTGCAGTCCTTTTAAATATTGCCAATTGATCGTGCCtgcttcatatatatatatatatatatatatatatatatatatatatatatatatttatttatttatttatatatatttatatatatatatataggtgatgaaacacaacacacatttacTGATGTGCTGGGGGGGTGGTAGAAAACTGCATTTGAACTTAGGTTCTGTGTAGCTTTATCTTATTCAGTTGAAATGAAAATATTCGCTAGACTTAACTTAACGTAGAGTTGAACACGTTCATGGacttttaaaataatgtatGAAATTACAATTTCGCAATGTGGAAGGTGTCTCTGGTGGTGATAAACTTGCAGAGAATTATCAACTAAATCTGCAGCTTCTAATCCTCATTTTAGTGCTTTATAGAGAGTTTgagctcattgtttagctgttCTGGTTCACTCTCACTGTTCTTATACTGCAGTGTTGTTTTTggctgcagcaggcagctgttttcagagaaaaacctgaaaaacGCCACTGCACAGTCCATCTGTAAGGCTAGGTATAgacatttttcacagcagacatgttgacatgtcatagtaggaaagcacaggtgtattcaataatgaataataataatgatggctgcattccacttaggagaggccctggtatcgtgcatgctgactcactgaaatagcttactgggacacttgatggaattgagccatcgttaaggttatcaatttcagctgtgcttttcctactgtgacaagacaaaatgtctgctgtgaaaaaggtccataggtGCTCAATACCTATTTAAGGTATCAACTGAAAAAACCCAGTACCACGTGGTATCGAAACTTCTCCAGTCAAACGTTGCCTGCATTCAATCCTTCTTGTCCccaaatcaagaaaataatgacAATTTGTATGGTTTTGCTCGCTGCCAATCACCCCAATCCTTCAATTTAATGCAATGTATGATTGGTCCATTACCACAGCAGCTACAAGCCATACGGTCTGTGGTGTGGTGAAGTTTAGGGCGGTGTATTAAGTGGAATTTAGCGTGCAAGATACTTCCAGTCACATGATGGGTATGAAATgaagaaggaaataaaaaatgtaccaAATGTTCAGATGTTTCaattcaatgattaaaaaataaagtttatttgcTTAAAGGTTGCATacataaaatataaactaaataGTCTTACTGCTACAAAACTATAATAGTAAACAAAGATGCTAAATAAGCAAGCAAGATGACATTTCATGCGAGCTTaccattttttcattttaattgatATACAACTTTGAATCAAAGTGGATTAAAGGATAGGTTTGGATGTTTTTAAGCCTGCCCTAGTATATATTTGCTCCCATCGCATAGACAATATGAGTATTTATAACATTTGTAATCGCAATGTCCCAATACACATGTTCCCTTTACATTGCCACAGATCATTTGAACAGAATGTGTCACTGTCATTGAATAAACTCTGCATTCTTCAGGCATCTTGACATCTCGCGGGAGAGCAGGCGGACCGCTAAGTTTAAGATGACCAGGAAAATCCTGACGGCCATCGTACAGCGCCTGGTCAACCTGGTGTCACTAGACATTTCAGGTCACATTATGCTAGACAACGGCACAGTTCCACACTTTGAAGAAGCTATGGGTCGGCCAAGGTGGGTAACCAAGTCTtgaatgtaaatatatataaaaaaataaataaacttatttactttaagtttatttgattaaatGCATCAGTGTTAGCCATTCGGCTAATTTTCAAGTGTAGTCCTAGttacatgcatgtctttatgaaCTTCTGAACAAGCCAgggtttttctctctttcagcatTGAGCCGTGCAAGAGCAGCATCTTTCCTTTCCAGGAGCTGAAGAGACCCCTGCAGTTTCTGGGCTTGTATGACACTACCCTCTGTAATGTGACACACATCCCTGCTTATAAGGTACTGgttatctattattattattattattatttattaatagttatttattatttgtttatctgtgtcttctacttttcctcctatcccttgctgctgcaacagtgtgaatttccccactgtgggattaataaaggattttgagtCTTGAAATGTAATACACATTACAGTTCATGGctgataataattattttgggCATGATCACAACTAAAGCAGGGTTTctgcggggtcttaaaaagcctAATGGcgattttccattacatggtacctgctcaactcgactcgactctactcgccttttttgcttttccattatgaaagaaagagtccctggtacctgccgaCAGGTCATTTTTTCagtatcacctccgtcgaggttccaagtgaGCTAAGGCGATACCTAagggtgacgtgaaaacctgccgactactgattggtcggagagaatcgtcactaatcactgcgtcatcattgctagcgacagacgggggtgggggtgttctgaacaaacccgccatttttaaatagtttagccagcggtgttgtttttgctgcctccagcttcttttgaaacaaaatgtgtcttctggtaaacagccacatgctgagagtcaaaaacaacacaccttcgacgttctgtgtgtgttgcgttATGTCACAGCAGTTTCCTGCGCCGTCGCTATGACGTCCAGTCgcgctcgcctcacgcatgaggcggtacttaatctgcaatggaaaaaggaggacggggcaccgcggtTGAGCCGAGCTGGTACTAGCACTGGGTAAGCGCCAtacaatttcaaaatcaaaatttaagGCCTTGAAAAGTCTTCAAttcgctgaagtattgtgttctaggtcttaacaTTTTTAAACCGGTCTTCATTTTCCTACGTCCTgcaacgctacctctaatgctcccGCAGAGCTTCAgaatggttttgtttttgattctgtggtgttgtagttctttctttcgctagtcCAAAAAGAAtttgctgtattacgactaaaaatgagaccaacatgcaacttatattgcagccaatcagctttcgtgttattggtgcgagtctctttcagattgtaccacagacattaaaaagattttattcttcagctatggggaaTTGCAAGTTTAGCAatacttggcttgaaaaaaacgtttcagaggaTGTTTCAGGACTCTGACatctgatgtttttatgtttgattgatGTCGTGATACaggtcttacatttcattcctaatggtcttaaaaagtcttaaatttgacttggtaaaacctgcagaaaccctgaacTAGTTAGACATTTTTGTGATTGAAATGGAAAAGTTAATTCTTTCAAACAGATCATGTGGTCATATTATCGTATTGGTCCGCATATAAGACGTTTTCCCCCCCCTGGAAATACGTCTGAAAAAGTGGGGTCGTCTTAATATTTGGGATCTagacttttttatgttaaagtgctcacattatgctttttggcttttttttcccttacatttattgtgttatatatctttttttgtgcacgttattggtttacaaagtgaaaagcccaaagtcacccccccccaaagggacttcccatctccaacagaaaacactgttcacaaactgctccaaaaagctctgttgtagtccagcctttacttcagagacagacgtggtcactttgtaacacacgttataaggctagcatggcacgccctcatagtctgcttctgactggctagtagtccttacctaggtactgagcatgtgcgactcccaacaaagatggaacagaagtgtctcactctgtagctaaaacggagagctcaacacacagggtgaaaagaggagctgcagcaatgtgcagtacaacaaaaatgtggtgtttttttgaaaatgaaaccatgtaaacctattctgatacaacctctaaacacaattatgaacttaaaaatgagcataatatgaacactttaataCACCCACAACAACACGAAATGAGTAAAACGCGTGTTGCCCTTCTAACTGAAGAGAGTCACCGACTCTTCGTTTGTGGGTTACATGGCTTTTTCAGGTGACAGGATCAAAGAACGAAGAACAGGTCCTGAATGCCATTGAGGCTTACACAGAGTTTCGCCCTGAGCTGGCCCACCGAGCcatcaatcagctgtttgacaTCGCCAGGATTCAACACTGCAGTCAACTCCTCCGAGCTTTGCAAGTATGATACGTTTGAGTTGGGTTGTTTTTAAAGAAGGGGACACCAGTGACTTCCAATGAAATCTTTGTGCCATGATTATGACTGTGCCACTCCCTCATACCACCCCTTTAAACTTTCTGTCCTTTCAGCTTGTCATAGCAGCATTGAAGTGCCATAAATATGATAAGAGCATCCAGGTCACAGGCAGCGCCGCTCTGTTCTACTTGACCAACACAGAGTACCGCAGTGACCAGAGTGTGCGGTTGCGCAGAGAGGTCATTCAAGTGGTACTAAATGGAATGGAGCAGTACCAGGAGGTCACCGTAAGTCTACTCGGTCAACTTAAAGTTTATTTGTGAAGTGAAAtactttcctttttaaaaagtggATATTTGATGCATTTGTCTGACAGTAGAAACATAACAACACTATATCACACTATATACGGTGTGATTGGCTAtactgaaacaaaataaatgatctgaaaAGTGCAAAGTTGACAGAGCAGAGTTTAAACTTGACACAAGCCATGTCAGAATGGTCTATATCCATTTATCACCCTCCTAAACAATGGCACTCATGTCAACCTATATTAATAAAGATCAATACAATGTCTATAAAAAGTAAGACTTGAAAGTTAATGTTCTCTGACAGTCCCCATGCATATTATCAAAGCTTTTGGTATTAAACCTAAGCCCTTTTTTGGTGCTGACTATAATGTCGAACACGAGTATTGAAAACCATCATACTCATATTTGTACTCTTTTTAACTTCATCTTTCATGAGACAGGTTCttatttagattattattttgacaaaatgtatttcatgaatggagaatttcaggaaaaaaactcagaaaatgtctgtatgtgtgtaaaaaggtatagttcttaaaaacaaaaacaaggaaaaatgtagttgtttATTTTATGCTTGATGAATTAAGTTTTCACTCTGTGTGGCTTAATTAAAGTTATCGAAAGATCAATCAGATCAAGGTTTTTAGACCTATATGATCACCATGTTGTTGCTCTCCAGACTTCGTAAACCTTCCTGTGTCTCCCTCTGTGTCCCCATCCCTGCCCCACACCAGGTCCAGAGGAACTGCTGCTTGACTCTGTGTAACTTCAGTATTCCAGAGGAGCTGGAGTTCCAGTACAGTCGAGTCAACCAGCTGCTGCTGAAAATCCTGGAGCCAGCTCGGCAGGATGAGTCCATCCAGAGAATTGCTGTGCACCTGTGCAATGCTTTGGTCTGTCAGGTGGACAACCATCACAAGGAAGCTGTGGGAAAGATGGGATTTGTCAAGGTAACATTAAGATGAGCTTTACTCTTCTAATTTCCCCATATTCCTGACAAGTGTCCATAAAAAATGTCCAATTACAATAGTTATGAAACACAATTTCTCTTTCCTCTATTGTCGTGAAAGCCATCCAAGCAAGGAGCAGTGAGCAGCCACAGTAAAATAATTGTAAATCATTTCCACTGTGTTAGGGACCTTTTAAGAGGACAAAGGCAAGCTTCCCTAACATTTCAAAGGGTTCACTGTGGTGGTGCAGTGGGATGTATGTGTGCTTGGCTGCAGAGGAatcaaaaagcacaaaaaagatGCACAATATTCTATCAAAAATGTTCTTCCTGGCTCTGCTTTTGCAGCCATTTAATGCAACAATCTTGCAACGCACTGTGTTGGTTAGTCAAAATCTGTGCAAGCACACATAATACTATCTAGGATTGCACTAATTTACTGTTCACTTCACAATCATCGGAATAGAGGAGACCATTAATGCTACTGTGGTAACTTTCCAGAGTTGTACAGTCCTTTCTCAAACATCAAAAATCAAATTGgtcttattttatcttttgtcctctaatcagcaacagatcaaaACAACCACATTGATACATACATAGGGTTGGGTAcagagacccggtgctaatacggcaccggtgccttaacgacctgTATCTACCTGACCGAATAGCAATGCCGATTTCgttgccacttaaatgcctgcgctgccctctgatgctccgaaacggacggtACAGGCagcagaagcatcgctgcatgtgacACTAGTTAACATGACACtaggcagcaggtaacgttagcctactagtagctggattaaacacggttaaaatgctgacagcttaacAGTGtgaagtgtgactgtatttcactgtagaggttTACAgtataatacatatacatataatacattATACATATAAATCTGAGTTTGCTACTCAGAGTTTTCTCATCACTTTCTAGACAAAGCAGCTAGACAAAGCTTAGATTTTGACAtatatttgtcacacacacgttttaatggaatgttttgtctactgaggtttttattttgtagtcattcCATGCTTAAGCCTTAAACCTGCTTGTGAAAGTCCCCTTCTCTCCCAGTAATCTTCCATGTCAGAGGCTCAGTCATGTTT contains the following coding sequences:
- the zer1 gene encoding protein zer-1 homolog; this translates as MAAKAGDSPDSLMTLATVFCLRNLRKTMCYQEFRNKLCLRSDIFLPSEICDKLVNTYMELVHTDSNFEPEESFFQLFSDPRSTRLTRVQLREDFVRDRDLEAIKKQDLIELHLTYCNSLSSRSLKTLTCFRETLVSLCLFGCSHIFYKKGGAPLACNEDTEDEEEESPASRQALETDFNFQGFNRLRLLNLGGLPDEVDVETLLKPLKSLTSLDLSNVQLLGTAFLTQWKDRLASLVLYNVDLSEELVSTVVEIVNLRHLDISRESRRTAKFKMTRKILTAIVQRLVNLVSLDISGHIMLDNGTVPHFEEAMGRPSIEPCKSSIFPFQELKRPLQFLGLYDTTLCNVTHIPAYKVTGSKNEEQVLNAIEAYTEFRPELAHRAINQLFDIARIQHCSQLLRALQLVIAALKCHKYDKSIQVTGSAALFYLTNTEYRSDQSVRLRREVIQVVLNGMEQYQEVTVQRNCCLTLCNFSIPEELEFQYSRVNQLLLKILEPARQDESIQRIAVHLCNALVCQVDNHHKEAVGKMGFVKTMLNLIQKKLQDRMCDQVMEFSWSALWNITDETPDNCQMFLNCRGMSLFLDCLQEFPDKQELHRNMLGLLGNVAEVKALRPQLLTPQFITVFSNLLDSKADGIEVSYNACGVLSHIMFDGPEVWSMEVPLRDTVMDKMWNAIQSWDVSSRRNINYRSFEPILRLLPQSISPVSQHWATWALYNLVSVYPSKYCPLLIKEGGVSLLEKVLELESSQPETKDMASKVMEQCETFKEDPMETNHGQEVNYGQRG